A window of the Hordeum vulgare subsp. vulgare chromosome 5H, MorexV3_pseudomolecules_assembly, whole genome shotgun sequence genome harbors these coding sequences:
- the LOC123396554 gene encoding uncharacterized protein LOC123396554: MTAAAAAAAAREEPGFVEEKGRLGALLCLRAKLTKMTPQTKELTDGSLGGGATPTEEEGESPWNDGGRSCSWNDVVVIGSGLGGLCCAGLLARYAQDVVVLESHDRPGGAAHSFDVKGFHFDFGPSLFSGFQSRGPQANPLAQVLDALGESVPCASYGSWMVHVPEGQFESRIGPTDFLKVQLLCLYPNVLVIILIFLQDLETYVGLDATREWQKLLYQKQLQDAVIPISATAMALPPLSIRGDLGILSTAAGRYAPSLLQSLIKMGPRGALGATKLLRPFSEIVDSLELKNPFVRNWIDLLCFLLAGVKSESALSAEMPHLAAGSCSWNGDMRCDD; encoded by the exons atgacggcggcggcggcggcggcggcggcgagggaagaGCCGGGGTTCGTGGAAGAGAAAGGAAGGCTGGGAG CCTTGTTGTGCCTgagggcaaaattgacaaaaatgacccctcaaACGAAAGAACTCACAGA CGGCTCCCTGGGCGGCGGCGCCACGCccacggaggaggagggggagtccCCGTGGAACGACGGCGGCAGGAGCTGCTCGTGGAACGACGTGGTGGTGATCGGCAGCGGGCTCGGCGGGCTCTGCTGCGCGGGCCTCCTGGCGAGGTACGCGCAGGACGTGGTGGTGCTGGAGAGCCACGACCGGCCGGGCGGCGCCGCCCACTCGTTCGACGTCAAGGGGTTCCACTTCGACTTCGGCCCCTCGCTCTTCTCCGGCTTCCAGTCCCGAGGGCCCCAAGCCAACCCCCTCGCCCAG GTCCTCGACGCGCTAGGCGAATCGGTTCCGTGCGCCTCGTATGGCTCGTGGATGGTTCATGTCCCCGAAGGACAGTTCGAGTCGCGGATAGGGCCGACTGATTTCCTCAAGGTTCAGTTA CTTTGTCTGTATCCGAATGTTCTGGTCATAATACTGATTTTCTTGCAGGATCTTGAGACTTATGTTGGTCTGGACGCAACCCGGGAATGGCAAAAGCTTCT GTATCAAAAACAATTGCAGGATGCAGTTATCCCTATATCTGCAACTGCAATGGCTCTGCCTCCGCTGTCCATCCGAGGCGATCTAGGCATCCTTTCCACAGCAGCCGGTAGATACGCTCCTTCTCTGTTGCAGTCCTTGATAAAAATGGGTCCTCGGGGAGCCCTCGGCGCCACGAAGCTGCTACGCCCGTTCTCGGAGATTGTCGACTCGCTGGAGCTCAAAAATCCGTTTGTTCGTAATTGGATCGACCTCCTATGCTTTCTGCTAGCTGGCGTCAAATCCGAGAGTGCGCTTTCTGCAGAAATG CCACACCTGGCTGCTGGGAGCTGCTCGTGGAACGGCGACATGCGATGCGATGACTAA
- the LOC123452372 gene encoding DEAD-box ATP-dependent RNA helicase 5: MDPELLSMQEELSNDRKKDTKSKKAKKPKPAAEEAAAEEDDLSNKRKKDKKSKKDKKRKLAAENEEAATEEEGKSSKKRGVTKEEPDQVGAVEKSVAVTGKGFADPKYAPLKSFAAAALPTQVLDCCKGFDRPSPIQALAWPYLLDGRDFIGIAATGSGKTIAFGVPALMHVRKKLSEKGAKKGLPRCLMLAPTRELAQQIADVLTEAGAPCGINSVCLYGGTSKGPQISSLKSGVEIVIGTPGRMKDLIEMGVCRLNEVSFVVLDEADRMLDMGFEPEVRAILSQTSSVRQMVMFSATWPFAVHQLAQEFMDPNPIKVVVGSEDLAANHDVMQIVEVLDDRARDSRLVALLDKYHRAQSNRVLVFVLYKKEAGRVEAMLNKRGWKAVSVHGDKAQHDRTKALSLFKEGKCPLMIATDVASRGLDIPDVEVVINYSFPLTTEDYVHRIGRTGRAGKKGVAHTFFTQADKGLAGELVNVLREADQVVPPALTKFGTHVKKKESKIYGSHFKEITADAPKSTKITFGDSDEE; this comes from the exons atggACCCCGAACTCCTCTCTATGCAGGAGGAACTATCAAACGATAGAAAGAAGGATACAAAGAGCAAGAAGGCGAAGAAGCCGAAGCCAGCGGCCGAGGAGGCAGCGGCGGAAGAGGATGACCTATCCAACAAGAGAAAGAAGGATAAAAAgagcaagaaggacaagaagcgGAAGCTAGCGGCAGAGAACGAGGAGGCAGCGACGGAAGAAGAGGGCAAGAGCAGCAAGAAGAGAGGGGTGACCAAAGAGGAACCGGACCAAGTAGGGGCCGTCGAGAAGAGCGTGGCGGTGACTGGGAAGGGGTTCGCCGACCCCAAGTATGCGCCGCTCAAGTCCTTCGCCGCCGCGGCGCTGCCAACCCAGGTGCTCGACTGCTGCAAGGGGTTCGACCGGCCGTCGCCCATCCAGGCGCTAGCCTGGCCGTATCTCCTCGATGGCCGCGATTTCATTGGCATCGCTGCCACCGGATCTG GGAAGACTATTGCGTTTGGTGTGCCGGCGCTGATGCACGTCAGGAAGAAGCTGAGTGAAAAAGGCGCCAAGAAGGGGTTGCCGCGATGCCTCATGCTGGCTCCAACGAGGGAGCTTGCTCAGCAG ATCGCAGATGTACTTACTGAAGCTGGTGCGCCATGCGGGATAAATTCAGTGTGCCTCTATGGTGGAACATCAAAGGGACCCCAAATATCTTCCCTTAAATCTGGAGTT GAAATAGTCATAGGAACTCCTGGTCGTATGAAAGACCTCATTGAAATGGGTGTTTGTCGTCTTAACGAGGTTTCTTTTGTG GTTCTTGATGAAGCAGATCGCATGCTGGATATGGGTTTTGAGCCCGAGGTCAGGGCGATTTTAAGCCAAACATCATCGG TGCGTCAGATGGTTATGTTCAGTGCAACATGGCCTTTTGCTGTCCACCAGCTAGCCCAAGAGTTTATGGATCCGAATCCAATAAAG GTTGTTGTTGGATCGGAAGATCTTGCAGCTAACCATGATGTGATGCAAATTGTTGAAGTATTGGATGATAGAGCACGGGATTCAAGATTGGTTGCTTTGCTTGACAAGTATCATCGAGCACAGAG CAACCGCGTTTTAGTTTTTGTGTTGTACAAGAAAGAAGCAGGGCGAGTAGAAGCAATGCTTAATAAAAG GGGGTGGAAAGCTGTTTCTGTTCATGGAGACAAGGCTCAGCATGATAGAACAAAAGCCTTATCATTATTTAAAGAAGGAAAATGTCCTTTAATG ATTGCGACGGATGTGGCTTCACGCGGACTTGATATTCCTGATGTTgaagttgtcatcaattatagTTTTCCTTTGACCACGGAGGATTATGTACACAGGATTGGGAGGACAGGTCGTGCAGGCAAGAAAGGTGTTGCACATACATTCTTCACTCAAGCGGACAAG GGACTTGCTGGTGAGCTTGTCAATGTTTTACGGGAGGCTGATCAGGTTGTTCCTCCAGCCCTTACGAAATTTGGCACACATGTGAAGAAAAAG GAATCAAAGATCTATGGTTCCCACTTCAAGGAAATCACAGCCGATGCTCCTAAATCAACAAAGATCACATTCGGTGATTCGGACGAGGAGTAA